The DNA sequence tttaattaatattaattctaGCACCAAATTGGAACCCTAATTAGGAGTAAAATCCCCTTTCCAGAATTTCATGATCTGGGCTCGTgagattttttattgtttttcaaaaccttgtatataaatatcaattgaGTTTTGAATAAATCAACATTCAAAATCAAACCCCAATCATTGTGCACCTGGTTTCTCTCGTTTCACCACCAACcaatttcattttctctttcacGAGAAATGTTTGATGCTGCATCATGACGCTGCATAGAAGGTGTTCACGGTGCTCAATCTGAGTGGTGATGGTATGCGTTATGTGTAGCAACGGTGAACGTCGTTTTCATCGCAGAGGTTCGCGACAATGCGAACGGTGATCGTTTTCGGCGGGAAGGTTTGCGATAATGCGTAACAATAGTGGGTTTTGATGCTGGATTTGTGTGGTGGTTCGTTGTGGATGATGGTCAAATTTGGTGGCATAAGTTTTGCACCAATGGCCCACGTGCACCAGATTTACGTACATTTTTTTTGaatcttttaaaacaataacTATCTCAGTTCGTGCaccaaattaattaataataataacaattaacaaaataattatatttaataataataaaataaataaataaataaaaattaaattaataataataacaattattattattatgatttcatgcattatataattttttatatttttgttaagcatgatataattttatataattgttagcTTACCTATCGTGGTTACAATTGTATGAAATTATGTGGgaatgatataatttaaatattttattaattaatttgatattacattaatattaattataccctattagtattttattattaatgcattttatttttcttgatacaatgtagtttttgaattttattatgtcaattaTTTGTCTTGTACCCTATCGATATTAGATTTCTTTTGAGATGAGATGtgcattatattttattatatttattatttattatgattggAGACCCTTCGGCGGGATCATAGTgaataagaaataatttgatattatatgcatattttgttgtgtatttagaaacatttattttgtttatttacacaataagtgtgtattaaatgtttctttgttattttgataCCAGCTTCTTTGCCTATGTCATTGACTTCGGTCAAAACTTTAAATGGGACACATTTTGAGGACTGGAAAGAATCTTTGGATTTGTATCTAGCAATTACCAACATGGATTTTTCCTTGAGAGAAGCAAAACCTTCAGCTCTTACGCCTGAGTCCACTAGTGTCTAGAGAGCTTCTCGTGAAAAATGGGAACACTCAAACAGGGTGTGCCTGATGGTGATGAGATATACCATGGAGAAGTCTATTCGACAGAGCATTCCAGATAATGACAATGCTAAGGATTTTATGAGATTAGTTGGTGAGAAGTTTAAGACTTTTGACAAAGCTCAAAAGGGTCAATATCTGTCACTTCTTGAGAAGACCAAATATGATGGTGTCAGTGGTGTTCGTGAGCATATGATTAAGCTTGTGCACTATTATAACAAACTCAAATCTCTAAAGGTAGATCTTGGTGATAGTTACTTGATTTGGTAGGTTATGAAATCTCTTCCTTCTTAGTTTGATGAGTTGAAGACTTCTTACAACACTCAAAAGGAGGAATGGAAAATTGATGAAATGATAGCTATTATTTCTCAAGAGGAAGCATAGATTAAAAAGACCAAGTCTCACAGTGCGCAGTTCACAGCTACTACTTCCAGCACTAAACCTGTGAAAAAGGGATTCAAAGGTAAATCTCGTCCTGAAAAAGGGAACATAGGGAAAGCATCAGTGATTTTGGATCCTAAGAAGAAGTACTTCAAGGGGAATTGTGCCTATTGTAAGAAATTTGGACACAAGCTAGCTGACTGTTATATTCTTAAGAAGAAGCATGTTGATAAGGAAGGTATACTCCTATATGCTCTAGCTTGTTTTGAATCTAATGTTATTGATGTTCCTCCCAATTCTTGGTGGTTAGACTCGGGTGCCACTATTGATGTTGTGAATTCTTTACAGGGGTTCATAAGTCTGAGAAAACTAAGTGATGTCGAGTCCAAGATTATCATGGGAGATGAAGCTAGAGCACTagtagtttctttaaatttacctTCTGGAcatgttttgttattaaaagaTGTTGTTTATGTACCTTCTATGAGAAGGAATTTGATTTCAGTTTCAATTTTAGACAAATGTGGCTACACTTTTGAATCTGGCAATGGTAAActtgtttatttcaattcaattattgtTGGCTCAGGAGTTTTATATGATGGACTTTACATGCTGAATCTGAATGATATGTTTGTTAATTCTGTTATTGGACATAAGCGTAGTAGAATtgatgaaaattcctctatgTTGTGGCATAGACGTCTGGGACATATTTCTAGACCTTGGATTGAGAGGTTGATTAAAGAAGGTATTTTGCATGATCTggatttttctgattttgataCTTGTGTTAATTGTGTTAAGGGAAAGGTTACCGCAAAAGTAAGAAATACAGGAGCAAACAGGAGTGATAATGTGTTGGAGCTTATTAATACTGGTATATGTGGACCTATCACACTCACTTCCATGGGCAGATATAGGTATTTTATTACGTTTATAGACGATTATTCCCGTTTTGGCTGGATAAATCTCCTACAGGAAAAATCAAGTTCCTTGGATGCGTTTAAGTATTTCAAAGCTGCTATTGAGTTGAAAACatgaaagaagataaaatgtgtAAGGTTTGACAAAGGTGGAGAATATTAGGCAGATATGATGAGACTAGAAGAAATCATGGACCTTTCGCTAGATTTCTTGATGAATGTGGTATTGAAGCTCAGTATACTATGCTTGGTATTCCTCAGCAAAATGGAGTTGCAGAAAGGAGGAATCACACTCTTTTAGAGATGGTGAGATGTATGTTGAGTCATTCCTCTTTACCGGATTTCCTTTGGGGAGATGCTTTAGGGACTACTATGTATATTCATAATCAAGTACCTAGCAAGTATGTTTCAAAGACTCCTTATGAACTCATGTTTGGGAAGAAGCCAAGTTTGAGACATTTCCATGTGTAGGGATGTAAGGCAGAGGTGAGACCTTATAATCCTCAGTTAAAAAAACTTGATCTCAAGACTGTCAGTGGGTTCTTCATTGGTTATTGTGTGGGTTCTTGTGGTAGTAGGTTTTATTGTCCTTCTCACTATATGCGGGTTATTGAGTCTAACCGTGCGATATTCTTTAAGGATGACTTGGACAGTGGGAGCAATACACCACGACCAGTCACTTTTAGAGAAGACCGTGTTGTTATTCCCGTGCCATCCATTTATCTTCCTGCAGATAATGTGATTCCAGTTGTCcgtgatgaaaatgaatttgttccAGATCTCTTGGATGCCACATCACCTGTAATAGATGAACAAGTTCATGATGATGTTGTTAAAGAAATTTCTTTGAGGAGATCTCAAAGAGTACGCAGGTCTTCTATACCTGATGATTATCTTGTGTATCTTCAAGAGCATGAATATGATCTAAATAATGTTGATGATCCTACTACTTTTGCAGAGGCTATCTCTAGTTCtcatggtgatgattgattaaatGCTATGCATGATGAGTTAGCTTCTATGGCCCATAATGATGTTTGGGATCTTATGGATTTGCCACTGGGTTGTAAACCAGTTCGGTGTAAATGGGTCTTAAAGACTAAGCGTAGTCTAGATGGAAAAGTTGAAAGGTATAAAGTCAGACTTGTAGCAAAAGGCTATAGTCAGAGGGATGGCATTGATTATAAGGAGACTTTCTCACCGGTCTCTACTAAGGATGCTTTTCGTGTTGTTATGGCTTTAGTAGCTCATTTTGATTTGga is a window from the Vigna unguiculata cultivar IT97K-499-35 chromosome 7, ASM411807v1, whole genome shotgun sequence genome containing:
- the LOC114191296 gene encoding uncharacterized protein LOC114191296; the protein is MEKSIRQSIPDNDNAKDFMRLVGEKFKTFDKAQKGQYLSLLEKTKYDGVSGVREHMIKLVHYYNKLKSLKVDLGDSYLICTKPVKKGFKGKSRPEKGNIGKASVILDPKKKYFKGNCAYCKKFGHKLADCYILKKKHVDKEGILLYALACFESNVIDVPPNSWWLDSGATIDVVNSLQGFISLRKLSDVESKIIMGDEARALVVSLNLPSGHVLLLKDVVYVPSMRRNLISVSILDKCGYTFESGNGKLVYFNSIIVGSGVLYDGLYMLNLNDMFVNSVIGHKRSRIDENSSMLWHRRLGHISRPWIERLIKEGILHDLDFSDFDTCVNCVKGKVTAKVRNTGANRSDNVLELINTGICGPITLTSMGRYRYDETRRNHGPFARFLDECGIEAQYTMLGIPQQNGVAERRNHTLLEMGCKAEVRPYNPQLKKLDLKTVSGFFIGYCVGSCGSRFYCPSHYMRVIESNRAIFFKDDLDSGSNTPRPVTFREDRVVIPVPSIYLPADNVIPVVRDENEFVPDLLDATSPVIDEQVHDDVVKEISLRRSQRVRRSSIPDDYLVYLQEHEYDLNNVDDPTTFAEAISSSHGDD